Proteins from a genomic interval of Rhizobium etli CFN 42:
- a CDS encoding circularly permuted type 2 ATP-grasp protein, which translates to MGKRPAVERREEAGDRIGKDAAFDYAPLPGTADEMVDNKGVVRPVWQRFLSHLGAMPEKDLAERFARADRYLRDAGVFYRAYGSKGTGERAWPISHIPVLIDEREWQALSAGLVQRADLLEAIIADIYGENRLVEEGFLPPALIAANPEFQRPLSGIRPASGHYLHFCAFEIGRGPDGNWWVLADRTQAPSGAGFALENRVATTRAFSDIYAETPVHRLASFFGAFRDALQDMKHSGDDRIAVLTPGPANETYYEHAYIARYLGFMLLEGEDLAVVKGRVMVRTVAGLKPIGVLWRRLDSAFADPLELNQNSHIGTPGLVEALRAESVTIVNALGTGILETRALLAFMPTICRHLLGQDLKLPSIATWWCGQKEEREQVAKNIEKMVIGPAYSRAPFFDDNGESVLGSSLRATAKDSIADWLNSDGPKLVGQEVVTLSTTPAWVNGKLVPRPMSLRVFAARTADGWQIMPGGFARIGSGADVSAIAMQSGGAAADVWIVSDKPVERHTLLPAEGSFTRNMPGSLPSRAADNLFWLGRYIERAEGALRILRAWHARFAEAADPSQPLLADVSSYLAAVDIDTAEPVPERLLRNIDSAVYSASNIRDRFSPDGWLALNDLAKTARRFHATVTAGDDASHAMTILLRKLAGFAGLVHENMYRFMGWRFLSLGRYIERGLHMTRLLGHMSGPEAPDGALDMLLEIGDSVMTHRRRYNVNTARLTVTDLLALDPLNPRSVLFQVNEIHHEVEQLPNALINGQMSPFYREAMRLHSGLAVMTPEGMGVEVYQRLERELEQLSDLLAQTYLG; encoded by the coding sequence TTCCCGGCACCGCCGACGAGATGGTCGACAACAAAGGCGTGGTCCGCCCCGTCTGGCAGCGTTTCCTCTCGCATCTCGGCGCAATGCCGGAAAAGGATCTCGCGGAGCGCTTTGCCCGCGCCGATCGCTATCTCAGAGACGCCGGCGTCTTCTATCGTGCCTATGGCAGCAAGGGCACCGGCGAACGCGCCTGGCCGATCTCGCATATCCCGGTGCTGATCGACGAGCGCGAATGGCAGGCGCTGTCGGCGGGCCTCGTCCAGCGCGCCGACCTCCTGGAGGCGATCATTGCCGATATCTACGGCGAGAACCGGCTGGTGGAGGAAGGATTCCTGCCGCCGGCGCTGATAGCCGCCAATCCCGAATTTCAGCGCCCGCTGTCCGGCATCCGGCCGGCATCCGGCCATTATCTGCACTTCTGCGCCTTCGAGATCGGCCGCGGACCTGACGGCAATTGGTGGGTGCTGGCAGACCGCACCCAGGCTCCCTCCGGCGCCGGCTTCGCGCTTGAAAACCGCGTCGCGACGACCCGGGCTTTCTCGGATATCTACGCCGAAACGCCCGTCCACCGCCTCGCCTCCTTCTTCGGCGCCTTCCGCGATGCGCTGCAGGACATGAAACATTCGGGCGACGACCGCATCGCCGTCCTGACGCCAGGCCCTGCCAACGAGACCTATTACGAACACGCCTACATCGCGCGCTATCTCGGCTTCATGCTGCTCGAGGGCGAGGATCTCGCCGTCGTCAAGGGCCGCGTCATGGTGCGCACCGTCGCCGGCCTGAAGCCGATCGGCGTGCTCTGGCGCCGCCTCGATTCGGCCTTTGCCGACCCGCTGGAGCTGAACCAGAATTCGCATATCGGCACGCCCGGTCTGGTGGAGGCGCTGCGCGCCGAAAGCGTCACCATCGTCAACGCGCTCGGCACCGGCATTCTCGAGACCCGGGCGCTCCTGGCCTTCATGCCGACCATCTGCCGGCATCTGCTTGGCCAGGATCTGAAACTGCCCTCGATCGCCACCTGGTGGTGCGGCCAGAAAGAAGAGCGCGAGCAGGTCGCCAAGAATATCGAGAAAATGGTGATCGGCCCGGCCTACTCCCGTGCCCCCTTCTTCGATGACAACGGCGAATCCGTCCTCGGCTCGTCGCTGCGGGCGACCGCCAAGGACTCAATTGCCGATTGGCTGAATTCGGACGGTCCGAAACTGGTCGGCCAGGAAGTCGTCACGCTATCGACGACGCCCGCCTGGGTGAACGGCAAACTCGTGCCGCGGCCGATGTCGCTGCGCGTTTTCGCTGCCCGTACGGCAGACGGCTGGCAGATCATGCCCGGCGGTTTTGCCCGCATCGGCTCCGGCGCCGACGTCTCGGCGATAGCCATGCAGTCTGGCGGAGCAGCTGCCGACGTCTGGATCGTCAGCGACAAGCCGGTCGAGCGCCACACGCTGCTGCCGGCCGAAGGCAGCTTCACCCGCAACATGCCTGGCAGCCTGCCGAGCCGGGCGGCCGACAACCTGTTCTGGCTCGGCCGCTACATCGAACGCGCAGAAGGGGCGCTACGCATCCTGCGCGCCTGGCATGCGCGTTTTGCCGAAGCCGCCGATCCGAGCCAGCCGCTGCTCGCCGACGTCTCCTCCTATCTCGCGGCCGTCGATATCGATACCGCCGAGCCCGTGCCCGAAAGGCTCCTGCGCAACATCGACAGCGCCGTCTATTCGGCGAGCAATATCCGCGACCGCTTCTCGCCGGATGGTTGGCTCGCCCTTAACGATCTCGCCAAGACCGCCCGTCGCTTTCACGCCACCGTCACTGCCGGTGATGACGCCAGCCATGCGATGACCATTCTTCTGCGCAAGCTTGCCGGCTTTGCCGGCCTCGTGCACGAGAACATGTACCGCTTCATGGGCTGGCGTTTCCTCTCGCTCGGCCGCTATATCGAGCGCGGCCTGCACATGACCCGCCTGCTCGGCCACATGTCCGGCCCGGAAGCGCCCGACGGCGCGCTCGACATGCTGCTCGAGATCGGCGACAGCGTCATGACCCACCGCCGCCGCTATAACGTCAACACCGCACGCCTGACCGTCACTGACCTCTTGGCGCTCGACCCTCTCAACCCGCGTTCGGTCCTCTTCCAGGTGAACGAGATCCACCACGAGGTCGAGCAACTGCCGAATGCCCTGATCAATGGCCAGATGTCACCCTTCTACCGCGAGGCGATGCGGCTTCATTCCGGTCTGGCGGTGATGACGCCGGAGGGCATGGGCGTCGAGGTCTACCAGCGGCTCGAACGCGAATTGGAGCAGCTCTCCGATCTGCTCGCCCAGACCTATCTCGGGTGA
- a CDS encoding transglutaminase family protein yields the protein MTAVLYDLSLRMSYSYDVPASGSRHVMRLMPLSLSNRQRLVAGSITVSPTPDEQSHFVDFFQHPATSFMLRTPHEMLDIRMQARVQVESQPIAADFSPLLADLPEEISGVWSLAPDSPHHFLGDSPRLTQAREIGDYARGCVTPQLTAMQIAHALCARIHKDFTYDSDATTVDTTPLEAFRLKRGVCQDFTHIMILALRSLGIPAGYVSGFLRTIPPPGKERLEGADAMHAWVRVWCGETIGWIELDPTNDIPAGMDHIVVAYGRDYSDVVPVIGVLKSYGGQRAVQAVDVIPLK from the coding sequence GTGACGGCGGTGCTTTACGATCTCTCGCTCCGCATGAGTTACAGCTACGACGTGCCGGCCTCCGGCTCTCGCCACGTCATGCGACTGATGCCGCTGTCGCTGAGCAACCGGCAACGTCTGGTCGCCGGCTCGATCACCGTCTCGCCGACGCCGGACGAGCAGTCGCATTTCGTCGATTTCTTTCAACATCCCGCCACCTCCTTCATGCTGCGAACGCCGCACGAGATGCTCGACATTCGCATGCAGGCCCGTGTGCAGGTCGAAAGCCAGCCGATTGCCGCCGATTTCTCGCCGCTGCTTGCCGACCTGCCGGAGGAAATATCAGGCGTCTGGTCACTGGCGCCGGATTCACCGCATCACTTCCTCGGCGACAGCCCGCGTCTGACGCAGGCGCGCGAGATTGGCGATTATGCACGAGGCTGCGTCACGCCCCAGCTGACAGCCATGCAGATCGCCCATGCGCTCTGCGCCCGCATCCATAAGGATTTCACCTACGATTCCGACGCGACGACAGTGGACACGACCCCGCTCGAGGCGTTCAGGCTGAAACGCGGCGTCTGCCAGGATTTCACCCACATCATGATCCTGGCGCTGAGAAGCCTCGGCATTCCGGCCGGTTACGTCTCCGGTTTCCTGCGCACCATCCCGCCCCCCGGCAAGGAACGACTGGAAGGGGCAGACGCCATGCATGCCTGGGTGCGGGTCTGGTGCGGCGAGACGATCGGCTGGATCGAGCTCGACCCGACCAATGACATCCCCGCCGGCATGGACCACATTGTCGTCGCCTATGGCCGGGACTATTCCGATGTCGTCCCCGTTATCGGCGTATTGAAAAGCTATGGCGGCCAGCGCGCCGTTCAGGCGGTCGATGTCATCCCGCTGAAATAA
- a CDS encoding TadE/TadG family type IV pilus assembly protein, whose amino-acid sequence MSTSFLRPCLRRMFSDRGGNFGIMTAILAPVLLGAAGMAIQVGDMLLSKQQLQEAADSAALATATALANGTIQTTEAEAFARNFVAGQMANYLQSGTDIKSTTSVNVQTTTSGKSTSYQVTVSPAYVLTVNPLMQAVGFTTQHLSTSGTTIGGHSQTQGSISMFLALDKSGSMGEDTATVNEESPTESYTYDCNLHYNTKNNKWVYDKCTGSRTNYYTKIEALKMAAGNLFSQLNSADPNAQYVRTGAVSYDINQYAPSSLAWGITGVSSYVNALQANGGTNSSGAMNTAYTSLTAKNAAGNDVENSAHQQKTGQVPKKYIVFMTDGDNNNDPSGGRSYDTATKKTCDDAKSKGIEIYTIAFMAPAGGQALLHYCASDDSHYFQAEKMEDLLAAFQAIGAKASAQLTRLTN is encoded by the coding sequence ATGAGCACCTCCTTTTTGCGTCCCTGCCTGCGTCGTATGTTCAGCGATCGAGGCGGTAACTTCGGTATCATGACGGCGATCTTGGCGCCGGTTCTTCTCGGCGCTGCCGGTATGGCGATCCAGGTCGGTGATATGCTGCTCTCGAAACAGCAATTGCAGGAAGCAGCCGATTCGGCGGCGCTTGCGACCGCCACCGCACTGGCGAATGGCACGATCCAAACCACCGAGGCCGAAGCCTTTGCCCGCAATTTCGTCGCGGGGCAGATGGCGAATTATCTGCAGAGCGGCACCGACATCAAGAGCACGACCAGCGTCAATGTCCAAACAACGACATCGGGCAAATCGACATCCTACCAAGTAACGGTTTCGCCGGCCTATGTCCTAACGGTCAATCCGCTGATGCAGGCGGTCGGCTTCACCACGCAGCACCTTTCGACATCCGGCACGACGATCGGCGGCCACTCGCAGACCCAAGGCTCGATCTCCATGTTCCTCGCGCTCGATAAATCGGGATCGATGGGAGAAGACACGGCGACCGTCAACGAGGAGAGTCCCACCGAATCGTACACCTACGACTGCAACCTCCACTACAACACCAAAAACAATAAGTGGGTTTATGACAAATGCACCGGCAGCCGCACCAATTATTATACCAAGATTGAGGCGCTGAAGATGGCCGCCGGCAATCTCTTCAGTCAGTTGAACAGCGCCGATCCCAATGCGCAATATGTACGCACTGGCGCCGTGTCCTATGATATCAACCAGTATGCTCCGAGCAGTCTCGCTTGGGGAATTACCGGCGTCAGCAGCTATGTAAACGCACTTCAGGCCAATGGCGGCACGAATTCAAGCGGCGCAATGAACACGGCTTACACGTCATTGACCGCTAAGAACGCTGCCGGGAATGACGTCGAAAACTCCGCCCATCAGCAGAAAACCGGGCAAGTGCCCAAGAAGTACATCGTCTTCATGACGGACGGCGACAACAACAATGATCCCAGCGGCGGCCGGTCCTACGACACTGCAACAAAGAAGACATGCGACGACGCGAAATCGAAGGGCATCGAAATCTATACGATTGCCTTTATGGCACCCGCAGGCGGGCAGGCGCTGCTGCATTATTGCGCCTCCGACGACTCCCATTATTTCCAGGCTGAAAAAATGGAAGACCTCCTCGCCGCCTTTCAGGCGATCGGTGCGAAGGCCTCCGCTCAGCTGACACGTCTGACGAACTGA
- a CDS encoding glycogen/starch/alpha-glucan phosphorylase, with protein sequence MNTVSKPVIPSPAPRSSRPEILAEEIIERLTYRIGKDAKVAKPHDWLTATILVVRDRIIDKWMASTREVYATGAKRVYYLSLEFLIGRLMRDAVSNLGLMEEVRDALSSLGVDVNVIAGLEPDAALGNGGLGRLAACFMESMATVNVPAYGYGIRYVHGLFRQQMADGWQVELPENWLAHGNPWEFERRESAYEIGFGGAVEFITTHDDQPRYVWKPAERVIAAAFDTPVVGWRGKRVNTLRLWSAQPIDPILLDAFNAGDHIGALRESNKAESLTRVLYPADATPAGQELRLRQEFFFSSASLQDILRRHLQQYDDFTSLPDKVAIQLNDTHPAVSVAELVRLLCDVHGMDFDQAWDITRRTFSYTNHTLLPEALESWPVPLFERLLPRHMQIVYAINAKILLEARKGKNFSDSEIRSISLIEESGERRVRMGNLAFIGSHSINGVSALHTDLMKVTVFADLHKLYPDRINNKTNGITPRRWLQQCNPGLTGLIREAIGDAFLDDTEKLRPLEAHASDPSFQQRFAAVKRANKVALSNLVASRMGVKLDPSAMFDIQIKRIHEYKRQLLNIIEAVALYDQIRSHPELDWVPRVKLFAGKAAPSYYNAKLIIKLINDVARTINNDPAVRGLLKVVFVPNYNVSLAEVMVPAADLSEQISTAGMEASGTGNMKFGLNGALTIGTLDGANVEMRDNVGEDNIVIFGLRADEVAKVRSDGHNPRAIIEGSRELSQALSAIGSGVFSPDDRNRYTALIDGIYSHDWFMVAADFDAYAQAQRDVDQIWTNQSDWYTKTINNTARMGWFSSDRTIRQYADEIWRAG encoded by the coding sequence ATGAATACCGTTTCCAAGCCGGTTATCCCCTCTCCCGCTCCCCGCAGCTCAAGGCCGGAAATTCTCGCTGAAGAAATCATCGAACGCCTGACCTACCGCATCGGCAAGGATGCCAAGGTGGCAAAGCCGCATGACTGGCTGACGGCGACGATCCTGGTGGTGCGCGACCGCATCATCGACAAGTGGATGGCCTCCACGCGTGAGGTCTATGCGACCGGCGCCAAGCGCGTCTATTATCTTTCTCTCGAGTTCCTGATCGGCCGCCTGATGCGCGACGCCGTCTCTAACCTGGGCCTGATGGAAGAGGTGCGCGATGCGCTTAGCTCCCTCGGTGTCGACGTCAACGTCATCGCCGGCCTGGAGCCGGACGCCGCCCTCGGCAATGGCGGCCTCGGCCGTCTGGCCGCCTGTTTCATGGAAAGCATGGCGACGGTCAATGTTCCGGCCTACGGCTACGGCATCCGCTACGTCCATGGCCTCTTCCGCCAGCAGATGGCCGACGGCTGGCAGGTGGAACTGCCGGAAAACTGGCTCGCCCACGGCAATCCCTGGGAATTCGAGCGCCGCGAGAGCGCCTATGAGATCGGTTTCGGCGGCGCCGTCGAATTCATCACCACCCATGACGACCAGCCGCGCTATGTCTGGAAGCCGGCCGAGCGCGTCATCGCCGCCGCCTTCGACACGCCGGTCGTCGGCTGGCGGGGAAAACGCGTCAATACGCTGCGCCTCTGGTCGGCGCAGCCGATCGACCCGATCCTGCTCGATGCCTTCAACGCCGGCGACCACATCGGCGCGCTGCGCGAAAGCAACAAGGCTGAAAGCCTGACCCGCGTCCTCTATCCGGCCGACGCTACGCCTGCCGGTCAGGAATTGCGGCTGCGCCAGGAATTCTTCTTCTCGTCGGCCTCGCTGCAGGACATTCTGCGCCGCCACCTGCAACAATATGACGACTTTACCTCGCTGCCTGACAAGGTGGCCATCCAGCTGAACGACACCCATCCGGCCGTCTCGGTCGCTGAGCTCGTGCGTCTGCTCTGCGACGTGCACGGCATGGATTTCGATCAGGCCTGGGATATCACCCGCCGCACCTTTTCCTACACCAACCACACGCTTCTGCCCGAAGCGTTGGAAAGTTGGCCCGTTCCGCTGTTCGAGCGCCTGCTGCCGCGCCACATGCAGATCGTCTACGCGATCAATGCCAAGATCCTGCTCGAAGCCCGCAAAGGCAAGAATTTCTCCGACAGCGAAATCCGCTCGATTTCGCTGATCGAGGAAAGCGGCGAACGCCGCGTGCGCATGGGCAATCTCGCCTTCATCGGCTCGCACTCGATCAACGGCGTCTCGGCACTGCACACCGACCTGATGAAGGTCACGGTCTTCGCCGACCTGCACAAGCTCTATCCCGACCGCATCAACAACAAAACCAACGGCATCACGCCGCGCCGCTGGCTGCAGCAGTGCAATCCCGGGCTTACCGGTCTGATCCGCGAGGCGATCGGCGATGCGTTCCTTGATGATACCGAGAAGCTGCGCCCGCTCGAGGCGCATGCTTCCGATCCGAGCTTCCAGCAGAGGTTCGCCGCAGTGAAGCGGGCCAACAAGGTGGCCCTTTCCAATCTCGTCGCCAGCCGCATGGGCGTGAAGCTCGACCCGTCGGCGATGTTCGACATCCAAATCAAGCGCATCCATGAATACAAGCGCCAGCTTCTGAACATCATCGAAGCCGTTGCCCTCTACGACCAGATCCGCTCGCATCCGGAGCTGGACTGGGTGCCGCGCGTGAAACTCTTCGCCGGCAAGGCGGCGCCGAGCTATTACAATGCCAAGCTGATCATCAAGCTGATCAACGACGTCGCCCGCACGATCAACAACGATCCGGCGGTGCGCGGGCTGCTGAAGGTCGTCTTCGTGCCCAACTACAATGTCTCGCTCGCCGAGGTCATGGTTCCCGCCGCCGACCTTTCCGAGCAGATATCGACCGCCGGCATGGAAGCCTCAGGCACCGGCAACATGAAGTTCGGTCTCAATGGAGCGCTGACGATCGGCACGCTCGACGGCGCCAATGTCGAAATGCGCGACAATGTCGGCGAAGATAACATCGTCATCTTCGGCCTCAGGGCCGATGAGGTCGCCAAGGTCCGCAGCGATGGCCACAATCCCCGCGCCATCATCGAAGGATCCCGCGAACTCTCCCAGGCGCTTTCAGCCATCGGTTCCGGCGTCTTCTCGCCTGACGACCGCAATCGTTACACGGCGCTGATCGATGGCATCTATTCGCATGACTGGTTCATGGTCGCTGCCGATTTCGACGCTTACGCCCAGGCCCAGCGCGACGTCGATCAGATCTGGACCAACCAGTCCGACTGGTACACCAAGACGATCAACAATACGGCACGGATGGGCTGGTTCTCCTCCGATCGCACGATCAGGCAATATGCCGACGAAATTTGGAGAGCCGGATGA
- the glgB gene encoding 1,4-alpha-glucan branching protein GlgB: MKTPKTLPEVTLSWEISADEITAILAGSHSNPFAVLGVHQGGDAFVARCFIPGAEEVTAMTLDGGFIGELKQLHADGVFAGPVSLAKLQPVRYRARRGDAEWAVTDPYSFGPVLGPMDDYFAREGSHLRLFDKMGAHLIKHEGAQGIHFAVWAPNAQRVSVVGDFNGWDGRRHVMRFRADSGIWEIFAPDVPLGVAYKFEIRGHDGVLLPLKADPFARRSELRPKTASIAAAELEQVWEDEAHLKHWRETDKRRQPISIYEVHAGSWQRRQDGTMLSWDELASSLIPYCVDMGFTHIEFLPITEHPYDPSWGYQTTGLYAPTARFGEPEGFARFVNGCHKVGIGVILDWVPAHFPTDEHGLGWFDGTALYEHEDPRKGFHPDWNTAIYNFGRTEVVSYLVNNALYWAEKFHLDGLRVDAVASMLYLDYSRKHGEWIPNEYGGNENLEAVRFLQDLNIRIYGQHSNVMTIAEESTSWPKVSQPVHEGGLGFGFKWNMGFMHDTLSYMKRDPVHRKHHHNELTFGLLYAYSENFVLPLSHDEVVHGKGSLIAKMPGDDWQKFANLRAYYAYMWGYPGKKLLFMGQEFAQWSEWSEAKSLDWNLLQYRMHEGMRRLVRDLNFTYRSKPALHERDCEGEGFEWLVADDHQNSVFAWLRKAPGQKPVAVITNFTPVYRENYTIRLPSAGRWREILNTDADIYGGSGKGNGGRVQAVDAGGDITCSITLPPLATIMLEPEN; the protein is encoded by the coding sequence ATGAAAACGCCGAAAACCCTCCCTGAAGTAACACTTTCCTGGGAAATTTCGGCAGATGAAATCACGGCGATCCTTGCCGGCTCGCATTCCAATCCCTTTGCCGTCCTAGGGGTGCACCAAGGCGGCGACGCTTTCGTTGCCCGGTGCTTCATCCCGGGTGCGGAGGAAGTGACCGCCATGACGCTCGATGGCGGTTTTATCGGCGAACTGAAGCAACTCCATGCCGATGGCGTCTTCGCCGGGCCGGTTTCGCTCGCCAAACTGCAGCCGGTGCGCTACCGCGCCCGGCGCGGCGACGCCGAATGGGCGGTCACCGATCCCTACAGCTTCGGGCCGGTGCTCGGGCCGATGGACGATTATTTCGCCCGCGAAGGTTCGCATCTGCGCTTGTTCGATAAGATGGGTGCTCATCTCATCAAGCACGAAGGCGCCCAGGGCATCCACTTCGCGGTCTGGGCGCCGAACGCCCAGCGCGTCTCCGTGGTCGGCGATTTCAACGGCTGGGACGGCCGCCGCCATGTCATGCGCTTCCGCGCCGACAGCGGCATCTGGGAAATTTTCGCTCCCGATGTGCCGCTCGGCGTCGCCTACAAATTCGAGATCCGCGGCCACGACGGCGTGTTGCTGCCGCTGAAGGCTGATCCCTTCGCCCGCCGCAGCGAGCTCAGACCGAAGACCGCCTCGATCGCCGCTGCCGAGCTGGAGCAGGTCTGGGAGGATGAGGCCCATCTGAAGCACTGGCGCGAAACCGACAAGCGCCGTCAGCCGATCTCGATCTATGAAGTGCATGCCGGCTCCTGGCAGCGCCGGCAGGACGGCACCATGCTGTCCTGGGACGAGCTCGCCTCCAGTCTCATCCCCTATTGCGTCGACATGGGTTTCACCCATATCGAATTCCTGCCGATTACAGAGCATCCCTACGACCCCTCTTGGGGCTACCAGACGACAGGTCTTTACGCGCCGACCGCCCGCTTCGGCGAGCCGGAAGGCTTCGCCCGTTTCGTCAACGGCTGTCACAAGGTCGGTATCGGCGTCATTCTCGACTGGGTACCGGCACATTTCCCGACCGACGAACACGGCCTCGGCTGGTTTGATGGCACCGCGCTCTACGAGCACGAAGACCCGCGCAAGGGCTTCCATCCCGACTGGAACACGGCGATCTATAACTTCGGCCGCACCGAGGTGGTTTCCTATCTGGTCAACAACGCCCTCTATTGGGCCGAGAAGTTCCATCTTGACGGCCTGCGCGTCGATGCCGTCGCCTCGATGCTCTATCTCGATTATTCCCGCAAGCATGGCGAATGGATCCCGAACGAATATGGCGGCAACGAGAACCTCGAAGCTGTCCGCTTTCTGCAGGACCTCAACATCCGCATCTATGGCCAGCATTCCAACGTCATGACCATCGCCGAGGAATCGACCTCCTGGCCGAAAGTCTCGCAACCTGTGCATGAAGGCGGCCTCGGCTTCGGCTTCAAATGGAACATGGGCTTCATGCATGACACGCTGAGCTACATGAAGCGCGACCCGGTGCACCGCAAGCACCACCATAATGAACTCACCTTCGGCCTCCTCTACGCCTATTCAGAAAATTTCGTCCTGCCGCTGTCGCACGACGAGGTCGTTCACGGAAAGGGCTCGCTGATCGCCAAGATGCCGGGCGACGACTGGCAGAAGTTCGCCAATCTGCGCGCCTACTACGCTTATATGTGGGGCTATCCCGGTAAGAAGTTGTTGTTCATGGGGCAGGAATTCGCCCAGTGGAGCGAGTGGAGCGAGGCGAAGTCGCTCGACTGGAACCTGTTGCAATACCGCATGCACGAGGGCATGCGGCGCCTGGTGCGCGACCTCAACTTCACCTATCGCAGCAAGCCGGCGCTGCATGAGCGTGACTGCGAGGGCGAGGGTTTTGAATGGCTGGTTGCCGACGACCACCAGAATTCCGTCTTTGCCTGGCTGCGCAAGGCGCCGGGCCAGAAGCCGGTCGCCGTCATCACCAATTTCACCCCCGTCTACCGCGAGAACTACACGATCCGCCTGCCGTCAGCAGGCCGCTGGCGGGAGATCCTGAACACCGATGCCGACATTTACGGCGGCAGCGGCAAGGGCAATGGCGGGCGCGTGCAGGCCGTCGATGCCGGCGGCGACATCACCTGCTCGATCACGCTGCCGCCCCTGGCGACAATCATGCTTGAACCTGAAAATTAA
- the glgC gene encoding glucose-1-phosphate adenylyltransferase: protein MVEKRIQPLARDAMAYVLAGGRGSRLKELTDRRAKPAVYFGGKARIIDFALSNALNSGIRRIGVATQYKAHSLIRHMQRGWNFFRPERNESFDILPASQRVSETQWYEGTADAVYQNIDIIEDYGVEYMVILAGDHVYKMDYEYMLQQHVDSGADVTIGCLEVPRMEATGFGVMHVNEKDEIFAFIEKPADPPGIPDKPDFALASMGIYVFHTKFLLDALRRDAADPTSSRDFGKDIIPYIVKNGKAVAHRFAKSCVRSDFEHEPYWRDVGTIDAYWQANIDLTAIVPELDIYDKSWPIWTYAEITPPAKFVHDDDDRRGSATSSVVSGDCIISGASLNKSLLFTGVRANSFSKLEGAVILPNVKIGRRAQLKNVVIDHGVVIPEGLVVGEDPDLDAKRFRRTESGICLITQPMIDKLDI, encoded by the coding sequence ATGGTAGAGAAGCGTATTCAGCCACTTGCCCGTGATGCAATGGCCTATGTTCTGGCCGGCGGCAGGGGGAGCCGCCTCAAGGAACTCACCGACCGGCGTGCCAAGCCCGCCGTCTATTTCGGCGGCAAGGCCCGCATCATCGATTTCGCGCTGTCGAACGCGCTGAATTCGGGCATTCGCCGCATCGGCGTCGCGACGCAGTACAAAGCGCATTCGCTGATCCGCCACATGCAGCGCGGCTGGAACTTCTTCCGCCCGGAACGAAACGAAAGCTTCGACATCCTGCCGGCCTCACAGCGCGTTTCCGAAACGCAGTGGTATGAAGGCACCGCCGACGCCGTTTATCAGAACATCGATATTATCGAGGATTACGGCGTCGAATACATGGTCATTCTCGCCGGCGACCACGTCTACAAGATGGACTATGAATACATGCTCCAGCAGCATGTCGATTCCGGTGCGGACGTGACGATTGGCTGCCTGGAAGTGCCGCGCATGGAAGCGACCGGCTTCGGCGTCATGCATGTCAACGAAAAAGATGAGATCTTCGCTTTCATCGAAAAGCCGGCCGACCCGCCCGGAATTCCCGACAAGCCGGATTTCGCGCTCGCCTCGATGGGCATCTACGTCTTCCACACCAAGTTCCTGCTCGATGCGCTGCGCCGCGACGCCGCCGACCCGACCTCGAGCCGCGATTTCGGCAAGGATATCATCCCCTATATCGTCAAAAACGGAAAGGCGGTCGCCCACCGCTTCGCCAAATCCTGCGTCCGTTCCGATTTCGAGCACGAGCCCTACTGGCGCGACGTCGGCACGATCGACGCGTACTGGCAAGCCAATATCGATCTGACAGCCATTGTCCCGGAGCTCGATATCTACGACAAGTCGTGGCCGATCTGGACGTATGCCGAAATCACCCCGCCGGCGAAATTCGTCCATGACGATGACGACCGCCGCGGATCGGCGACGTCCTCCGTCGTCTCGGGCGACTGCATCATCTCAGGCGCCAGCCTCAACAAGAGCCTGCTTTTCACCGGCGTCAGGGCCAATTCCTTTTCCAAGCTAGAGGGAGCGGTCATCCTGCCGAACGTGAAGATCGGACGGCGCGCCCAGCTCAAGAACGTGGTGATCGACCATGGCGTCGTCATTCCGGAGGGTCTTGTCGTCGGCGAGGATCCCGATCTCGACGCCAAGCGCTTCCGGCGGACGGAAAGCGGCATCTGCCTGATCACGCAGCCGATGATCGACAAGCTGGATATCTGA